A section of the Terriglobia bacterium genome encodes:
- a CDS encoding DEAD/DEAH box helicase family protein — translation MPVDHREKAFESAIEHHLITKAGYSKTEQAHFVQERALDTTQLIPFIQETQRETWDALVKLHGKGTETVILDDLCTAMDSRGSLDVLRHGFKCYGKIIRIAYFAPAHGMNPETQKLYAANRLTVTRQLLFKPTSSKSLDVVLSLNGIPVATAELKNPMTGQTVENAKYQYRNDRDPNELIFQFKKRTLVHFAVDPDEVYMTTRLTGKSTHFLPFNKGNGTGAGNPDNPNGYKTAYLWEEVLQRDSFLDILHRFIHLEIDEREIRGKLVQRENLIFPRYHQLDAVRKLEVAAKADGPGHNYLVMHSAGSGKSNSIAWLAHRLASLHGADDQRVFDSVVVVTDRLVLDQQLQNTIYQFEHKSGVVVKIDEDSTQLAEALKNATPIIITTLQKFPFVTEKIGVLPTRKYAVIVDEAHSSQSGEAAAELRGTLASEAIQQQARQAAEERGLPDYEEEILKAVARRGHQPNLSFFAFTATPKHKTLATFGRPGLDGKPEPFHLYSMRQAIEERFILDVLKNYTTYKTYFGLIKSIKDDPKLDKRKAARALARFVSFHPYNIAQKTEVMIEHFRTFTKHKIGGKAKAMVVTNSREAAVRYKLEFDRYISEKGYTDIKTLVAFSGRVVLDIGEFTEVSMNNGIREKELPERFTTDEYQVLIVAEKYQTGFDQPLLHTMYVDKRLADVQAVQTLSRLNRIHPLKEDTFVLDFVNERQEILDAFKPYYEVAAIDEMAQPSQLYELQHKLAAEQVYYENEVEAFCKVFFKPKENQTPSDHAQLNASLDPAVRRFTDLDEVKQEEFKGLLVAFRNLYSFLAQIIPFQDTDLEKLYTFIRFLVAKLPKGLRDRLELDDEVRLKYYRLQKISEGSIVLEPGERGVVSGPTAVGTGARHDEKVELSRLIDIVNERFGTNFTPADELFFNQIREEAVADSSLQQAALANTMDNFKFVFDKALEGLFIDRMEQNEEIFARYMNDKDFQKLVANVLLRQVYSQIHAENEQKASGATTSPSMNR, via the coding sequence ATGCCCGTAGACCACCGCGAAAAGGCGTTCGAGAGCGCCATCGAGCACCACCTGATCACGAAAGCCGGGTACTCCAAGACCGAGCAGGCGCACTTCGTCCAGGAGCGGGCTCTCGACACGACGCAACTCATCCCCTTCATCCAGGAGACACAGAGGGAAACTTGGGATGCGCTGGTGAAGCTGCACGGCAAAGGGACCGAGACGGTCATACTCGACGATCTTTGCACAGCTATGGACTCACGGGGCAGTCTCGACGTGCTGCGGCACGGATTCAAGTGCTACGGCAAGATCATCCGCATTGCGTATTTCGCCCCTGCGCATGGCATGAACCCCGAGACGCAGAAGCTGTACGCGGCCAACCGCCTGACCGTCACGCGCCAACTTCTGTTCAAGCCGACCAGCAGCAAGTCGCTCGACGTTGTTCTCAGCCTCAATGGGATTCCGGTCGCAACCGCCGAACTGAAGAACCCGATGACGGGGCAAACCGTCGAGAACGCCAAATACCAGTACCGGAATGACCGCGATCCGAACGAGCTGATATTCCAGTTCAAGAAGCGCACGCTGGTGCATTTCGCCGTTGATCCCGACGAGGTTTACATGACTACACGCCTCACCGGGAAGAGCACTCATTTCCTGCCGTTCAACAAAGGCAATGGCACAGGCGCGGGCAATCCTGACAACCCGAACGGCTACAAGACAGCGTATCTGTGGGAAGAGGTGTTGCAGCGGGACAGTTTTCTCGACATCCTGCACCGCTTCATTCACCTGGAGATCGACGAGCGCGAGATTCGCGGCAAGCTGGTGCAGAGAGAAAACCTGATCTTTCCGCGCTATCACCAGCTAGACGCCGTGCGGAAGCTGGAAGTCGCTGCGAAGGCAGACGGCCCTGGGCACAACTACCTAGTGATGCACTCGGCGGGCAGCGGCAAGAGCAACTCGATCGCATGGCTGGCGCACAGACTGGCGAGTCTGCACGGGGCGGACGACCAGCGGGTATTCGATTCGGTCGTAGTCGTGACCGACCGCCTCGTGCTCGACCAGCAATTGCAAAACACGATTTATCAGTTTGAGCACAAATCCGGTGTGGTCGTAAAGATTGACGAGGATTCCACACAGCTTGCCGAAGCACTGAAGAACGCGACACCGATCATCATAACTACGTTACAGAAGTTTCCATTCGTAACAGAGAAGATTGGTGTACTCCCGACGCGCAAGTACGCCGTCATCGTAGATGAGGCGCACAGTTCGCAATCAGGCGAGGCGGCGGCAGAATTGCGAGGAACTCTGGCGTCAGAGGCGATCCAGCAGCAGGCCAGGCAAGCGGCGGAAGAGCGTGGTCTGCCAGATTATGAAGAAGAGATTCTCAAGGCGGTTGCCCGGCGGGGACACCAGCCGAACCTCAGCTTCTTCGCGTTCACGGCGACTCCGAAGCACAAGACACTTGCCACGTTTGGCAGGCCGGGTCTGGACGGCAAGCCTGAGCCGTTCCACCTTTACAGCATGAGACAGGCCATTGAGGAACGCTTCATCCTCGACGTGCTGAAGAATTACACGACGTACAAGACATATTTTGGGTTAATCAAGTCCATCAAAGACGATCCCAAGCTGGACAAGCGCAAGGCAGCACGCGCTCTGGCCCGCTTCGTCAGCTTCCATCCGTACAACATCGCGCAGAAGACGGAAGTGATGATCGAGCACTTCCGCACCTTCACAAAGCACAAGATCGGCGGCAAAGCGAAAGCGATGGTCGTGACCAATTCCCGTGAGGCAGCGGTTCGCTACAAACTAGAGTTCGACCGCTACATCAGCGAGAAGGGATACACGGACATCAAAACGCTAGTTGCGTTCTCAGGCAGGGTGGTGCTCGACATCGGTGAGTTCACGGAAGTCAGCATGAACAACGGCATCCGTGAGAAAGAACTGCCGGAGAGGTTCACGACCGACGAGTACCAGGTGCTGATCGTCGCCGAGAAGTATCAGACGGGCTTCGATCAGCCGCTGCTTCACACAATGTACGTCGATAAGCGTCTTGCGGACGTGCAGGCGGTGCAGACCCTCTCGCGCCTGAACCGCATCCACCCGCTCAAAGAGGATACCTTCGTTCTCGATTTCGTCAACGAGCGGCAGGAGATTCTTGATGCTTTCAAGCCGTACTACGAGGTTGCGGCGATAGATGAGATGGCGCAGCCGAGCCAACTTTACGAGTTACAGCACAAGCTAGCAGCCGAACAGGTGTACTACGAGAACGAGGTCGAGGCGTTCTGCAAGGTATTCTTCAAGCCGAAGGAGAACCAGACGCCAAGCGACCATGCCCAACTGAACGCATCACTTGATCCGGCTGTTCGTCGTTTCACCGACTTGGATGAAGTGAAGCAAGAGGAGTTCAAGGGGCTGCTAGTCGCTTTTCGCAACCTGTACTCGTTTCTTGCGCAGATCATTCCGTTCCAAGACACCGACTTGGAAAAGCTGTACACGTTCATCCGGTTCCTAGTTGCGAAGCTGCCAAAGGGCCTGCGCGACCGGCTGGAACTCGATGATGAGGTTCGGCTCAAGTACTACCGCTTACAGAAGATCAGCGAAGGCTCGATTGTGCTCGAACCCGGCGAACGCGGAGTTGTGAGCGGCCCCACCGCAGTAGGCACTGGTGCTCGGCACGATGAGAAGGTGGAACTCTCCCGGCTGATCGACATCGTAAATGAGCGATTCGGTACTAACTTCACTCCCGCCGATGAACTTTTCTTCAACCAAATCCGTGAGGAAGCGGTCGCAGACTCTTCGCTACAGCAGGCCGCATTGGCGAATACGATGGACAACTTCAAGTTCGTGTTCGACAAGGCTCTGGAAGGGCTGTTCATCGACCGAATGGAGCAGAACGAAGAAATTTTCGCCCGGTACATGAACGACAAGGATTTTCAAAAGCTGGTCGCCAACGTGCTCCTGCGCCAGGTCTACAGTCAAATTCACGCCGAGAACGAACAGAAAGCATCGGGTGCGACAACATCGCCGAGTATGAATCGATAA
- the tadA gene encoding Flp pilus assembly complex ATPase component TadA translates to MASPTQAPAPAAPAAAAPTTGGLHFLQRIKLFSALSIPDCEQVVKRMKRRDFPPNQVIVREGAPGTSMFFLTAGKVEVRKKDPHTGIDFLLVEMGPGQNFGEMSLLTGKPRTASVTAVQATTCAVLEQADFQDLLLKYPKIGIALTTILAERVEAASQQVGIEYINLSKMNFDPRVLGLLPQTMMLQHKVIAVAFANNRLTLAMVNPNNIIALDDIRRIIKGVMIEPVVTTEDDFRKFMNSTYQTLMKKEEEPLKGASSANLELVGAKPSENVIDLLQSEIIRDLQMTEDLAATGGDSKQELMSASEDAPIIRLGNSILGLAIKKGASDIHVEPMEKELIIRFRIDGVLQTVQNLPKKVQLGLISRLKIISKLDISEKRLPQDGRISVNMEGKPIDFRVSTVPAKWGEKICMRILDKSNTTLGLDKVVAHEPTLKLIRELISQPYGIMYVTGPTGSGKTTTLYSALAEINDPGINISTAEDPIEYDLAGVNQIQANKDIGLDFARVLRAFLRQDPDVILVGETRDKETAHIAVEAALTGHLVFTTLHTNSAAGAFTRLGEMGIEPFLVSSSTIGVMAQRLARRCCQRCKEPFPADDATCEFMGMPKGTTIFKGKGCDACNGKGVKGRVGIYEVMKMNAELRQMVAKGALTEDIHNAALKLGMWDLKKYAAWLLTEGLTTVEEVLQVVSVQE, encoded by the coding sequence ATGGCCAGTCCGACCCAAGCACCCGCGCCGGCGGCTCCTGCCGCAGCGGCTCCCACCACCGGCGGTCTGCATTTCCTGCAGCGCATCAAGCTGTTTTCCGCGCTCTCCATCCCCGACTGCGAGCAAGTGGTCAAGCGCATGAAGCGCCGCGACTTCCCTCCCAACCAGGTCATCGTGCGCGAAGGCGCTCCCGGCACCTCGATGTTCTTCCTCACCGCCGGCAAGGTCGAGGTCCGCAAGAAGGACCCCCACACCGGCATCGACTTCCTCCTGGTCGAGATGGGCCCCGGACAGAACTTCGGCGAGATGTCCCTGCTCACCGGCAAGCCACGCACCGCTTCCGTCACCGCCGTGCAGGCCACCACCTGCGCCGTCCTCGAGCAGGCCGACTTCCAGGACCTCCTGCTGAAATACCCCAAGATCGGCATCGCACTCACCACCATCCTCGCCGAGCGTGTCGAAGCCGCCTCGCAGCAGGTCGGCATCGAGTACATCAACCTGTCGAAGATGAACTTCGATCCCCGCGTCCTCGGCCTTCTCCCCCAGACCATGATGCTGCAGCATAAAGTCATCGCCGTGGCCTTCGCCAACAACCGCCTCACCCTCGCCATGGTGAATCCAAACAACATTATCGCGCTCGACGATATACGCCGCATCATCAAGGGGGTGATGATCGAGCCGGTGGTGACTACGGAAGATGACTTCCGCAAATTCATGAACAGCACCTACCAGACGCTGATGAAGAAGGAGGAGGAGCCGCTGAAGGGCGCCAGCAGCGCCAACCTCGAGCTGGTGGGGGCCAAGCCGTCGGAGAACGTCATCGACCTGCTGCAATCCGAGATCATCCGCGACCTGCAAATGACAGAGGACCTCGCGGCGACGGGCGGCGACAGCAAGCAAGAGCTGATGTCGGCGTCGGAAGATGCGCCCATCATCCGCCTGGGGAATTCGATCCTGGGCCTGGCCATCAAGAAGGGGGCCAGCGACATCCACGTCGAGCCCATGGAGAAGGAGCTGATCATCCGCTTCCGCATAGACGGCGTGCTGCAGACGGTGCAGAACCTGCCAAAAAAGGTGCAGCTCGGCCTGATCTCGCGCCTGAAGATCATCTCCAAGCTCGACATCAGCGAAAAGCGCCTGCCGCAGGACGGACGCATCTCGGTCAACATGGAGGGCAAGCCCATCGACTTCCGCGTCTCCACCGTCCCGGCGAAGTGGGGCGAGAAGATCTGCATGCGCATCCTCGACAAATCGAACACCACGCTCGGCCTCGACAAGGTGGTGGCGCACGAGCCCACCCTGAAGCTCATCCGCGAGCTCATCAGCCAGCCTTACGGCATCATGTACGTCACCGGGCCGACCGGCTCGGGCAAGACCACCACGCTGTACTCCGCGCTGGCCGAGATCAACGACCCGGGCATCAACATTTCCACCGCCGAGGACCCCATCGAGTACGACCTGGCCGGGGTCAACCAGATCCAGGCCAACAAGGACATCGGACTGGACTTCGCGCGGGTGCTGCGCGCCTTCCTCCGCCAGGACCCCGACGTCATCCTGGTGGGCGAGACCCGCGACAAGGAGACCGCCCACATCGCGGTCGAGGCCGCCCTCACCGGACACCTGGTCTTCACCACCCTGCACACCAACTCGGCCGCCGGCGCCTTCACCCGCCTGGGCGAGATGGGCATCGAGCCCTTCCTGGTGTCGAGCTCCACCATCGGGGTGATGGCGCAACGCCTGGCGCGTCGCTGCTGCCAGCGCTGCAAGGAGCCCTTCCCCGCCGACGACGCCACCTGCGAGTTCATGGGCATGCCCAAGGGCACCACCATCTTCAAGGGCAAGGGCTGCGACGCCTGCAACGGCAAGGGCGTCAAAGGCCGCGTCGGCATCTACGAAGTCATGAAGATGAACGCCGAGCTGCGCCAGATGGTGGCCAAAGGCGCCCTCACCGAGGACATCCACAACGCCGCCCTCAAGCTGGGCATGTGGGACCTGAAGAAGTACGCCGCGTGGCTGCTCACTGAGGGTCTCACCACGGTGGAAGAAGTGCTACAGGTCGTCTCGGTTCAGGAGTAG
- a CDS encoding type II toxin-antitoxin system RelE/ParE family toxin: MYDIQFTDDGLQDVRALPRNIRNALGKAMKKELAPDPAPCSDELREPLQGWRSFHHGKYRVVFKVYKKERIIAVAGIGRHDKDEAKDIYRRLEAAAKRGKLAEQVLAALKGLSAPPKR; the protein is encoded by the coding sequence TTGTACGACATCCAGTTCACCGATGATGGCCTTCAAGATGTGAGGGCACTTCCAAGAAACATAAGAAACGCACTCGGCAAGGCCATGAAGAAGGAACTGGCGCCCGATCCGGCGCCCTGTTCGGACGAACTTCGAGAGCCGCTACAAGGCTGGCGCAGTTTTCACCACGGCAAGTACCGCGTAGTGTTCAAGGTGTACAAAAAGGAGCGCATCATAGCCGTTGCGGGCATCGGGAGGCACGACAAGGACGAAGCTAAGGATATTTATCGGCGACTGGAGGCAGCCGCAAAGCGAGGCAAACTAGCGGAACAAGTTTTGGCGGCGCTGAAAGGCCTTTCGGCACCACCTAAGCGCTAA
- a CDS encoding three-Cys-motif partner protein TcmP, whose amino-acid sequence MPPFDEIGIWSEIKLAIIRDYAAAYSRIMSAQTAPKLHHSYIDAFSGAGLHISRSSGELVLGSPLNALSIVPPFREYHLIDLEGEKVEFLREQVGELQEVHLYHGDCNEILLAEVYPKVRFEDYRRALCILDPYGLHLLWKVIETAGRMGSIDIFLNFPTMDMNRNVLWHDPSGVSVEDAARMTSYWGDDSWRSAAYRQEPTLFGDIELQKNPNAAVAEAFRERLRAVARFAYVPSPLPMRNSNGAVVYYLFFASQKGVAREIVTDIFNKYRTLGLAR is encoded by the coding sequence ATGCCACCCTTTGATGAAATCGGCATTTGGTCCGAGATCAAGCTCGCGATTATTCGGGATTACGCGGCAGCGTATTCACGAATCATGTCCGCCCAAACTGCTCCCAAGCTCCACCACTCCTACATCGACGCTTTCTCCGGAGCAGGTTTACACATCTCTCGTTCGAGCGGAGAACTCGTCTTAGGGAGTCCGCTGAACGCGTTGTCGATTGTTCCTCCGTTCAGGGAGTATCACCTGATTGACTTAGAGGGAGAAAAGGTCGAATTCCTTCGTGAACAGGTCGGGGAACTTCAAGAGGTTCACCTATACCACGGAGACTGCAATGAGATCCTGCTTGCAGAAGTGTACCCAAAGGTTCGTTTTGAGGACTACCGCCGGGCGCTATGCATCCTTGATCCCTACGGCCTCCACCTTCTCTGGAAGGTCATTGAGACGGCGGGACGCATGGGTAGCATCGACATATTTCTGAACTTTCCGACCATGGATATGAATCGAAACGTCCTCTGGCACGATCCCTCTGGAGTGTCCGTGGAGGACGCCGCGAGGATGACGTCATATTGGGGCGACGACTCATGGAGGAGCGCTGCATATAGACAAGAGCCGACTTTGTTTGGAGATATCGAGTTGCAGAAGAATCCAAACGCAGCAGTCGCCGAGGCTTTTCGGGAGCGCTTGCGCGCTGTAGCACGATTTGCCTACGTACCTAGCCCGCTGCCGATGCGTAATTCGAACGGGGCAGTCGTTTACTACCTGTTCTTCGCATCCCAAAAGGGCGTGGCTCGCGAGATTGTGACGGATATCTTTAACAAGTACCGCACGCTGGGTCTTGCGAGGTAA
- a CDS encoding phage Gp37/Gp68 family protein — protein sequence MALQSTIEWTDATWNPVRGCTKISPGCKNCYAERFAERFRSVKGHPYEFGFDLRLVPEKLKEPLKWRTPRRIFVNSMSDLFHEGVPDSYVRQVADVMVSANWHTYQVLTKRAKRLFEQLNGPLRDVARSQHIWWGVSVENRMHGLPRIDLLKDTPAQVRFLSIEPLLEDLGRIDLRDIGWVIVGGESGPGARPMKCEWVRSLRDQCAGAGVPFFFKQWGGTRKKLAGRRLDGRTHDDFPASRKAAFTTNHGAIAETVAAD from the coding sequence ATGGCATTGCAAAGCACAATAGAGTGGACAGATGCCACTTGGAACCCCGTGCGCGGCTGCACGAAGATCAGTCCTGGCTGCAAGAATTGCTATGCCGAGCGGTTCGCGGAGAGGTTCCGCAGCGTCAAGGGCCATCCTTATGAGTTTGGATTCGATTTGCGACTCGTCCCTGAAAAGCTCAAGGAGCCCCTCAAGTGGAGAACTCCTCGGAGGATTTTCGTCAACTCTATGAGCGACCTGTTCCACGAAGGTGTCCCAGACTCGTATGTCCGGCAGGTCGCGGACGTGATGGTTTCTGCAAACTGGCACACGTATCAGGTACTGACCAAACGGGCAAAGCGGTTATTTGAGCAATTGAATGGTCCCCTGCGGGACGTCGCTCGATCCCAGCACATTTGGTGGGGCGTCAGCGTTGAAAATCGAATGCACGGGCTGCCACGTATCGATCTGTTGAAAGACACTCCTGCACAAGTGCGCTTCTTGTCCATCGAGCCGCTCTTGGAAGATTTAGGACGAATTGATCTCCGCGACATTGGTTGGGTGATCGTGGGCGGAGAGAGTGGCCCAGGAGCACGCCCAATGAAGTGTGAATGGGTCCGATCTTTGCGCGACCAATGTGCCGGTGCCGGCGTTCCATTCTTCTTTAAGCAATGGGGTGGCACACGAAAGAAGCTCGCGGGTCGCAGGTTAGATGGAAGAACTCATGACGACTTTCCCGCGTCTCGGAAAGCTGCGTTCACAACCAACCACGGCGCTATCGCGGAAACCGTTGCCGCCGACTAG
- a CDS encoding GlsB/YeaQ/YmgE family stress response membrane protein, with protein sequence MAALLFWVILGGLVGGFVKSVAWYESDRGWLPCVLFGMAGGVAGGYVSTLAGAGNGFELSSMGVCILGAAVLLTVYKLLVRRAPQSVVLRRAA encoded by the coding sequence ATGGCGGCGTTACTGTTTTGGGTGATTCTGGGAGGACTGGTGGGAGGGTTCGTGAAATCGGTCGCCTGGTACGAGAGCGATCGCGGCTGGCTGCCCTGCGTGCTGTTCGGCATGGCCGGCGGCGTGGCGGGTGGCTACGTGAGCACCCTGGCCGGCGCGGGCAACGGATTCGAGTTGAGCAGCATGGGCGTGTGCATCCTGGGAGCGGCGGTCCTGCTGACCGTCTACAAGCTGTTGGTGCGCCGCGCTCCCCAGAGCGTAGTCCTCAGGCGGGCCGCGTAA
- the bstA gene encoding bacillithiol transferase BstA, whose translation MSKDPRYPIGPFQYEGPYDPTQRKKFIAAIEQTPARMRAAVKGLRAKQLDTPYRDGGWTVRQVVHHVPDSHLNAYVRLKLALTEDEPTIKPYDEKGWANLADTRETPIDTSLALLENLHARWVKLLRSLKSADYQRTFRHPEAGVRTVDWLLALYSWHGRHHVGHITELRKRMGW comes from the coding sequence ATGAGCAAAGATCCTCGTTACCCCATCGGTCCCTTCCAGTACGAAGGTCCGTACGATCCAACCCAGCGCAAGAAGTTCATTGCGGCCATCGAGCAGACGCCGGCCAGGATGCGGGCGGCGGTCAAAGGGCTGCGCGCGAAGCAGCTCGACACACCGTACCGCGACGGCGGATGGACGGTGCGGCAAGTCGTGCACCACGTCCCGGACAGCCATCTGAATGCGTACGTGCGGTTGAAGCTGGCGCTGACCGAGGACGAGCCGACCATCAAGCCCTACGACGAGAAGGGTTGGGCAAATCTGGCGGATACGCGCGAGACGCCGATCGATACTTCCCTGGCGCTGCTGGAAAACCTGCATGCGCGCTGGGTGAAGCTGCTGCGCTCGCTGAAATCGGCAGACTACCAGCGTACGTTCCGCCATCCCGAAGCGGGAGTGAGAACGGTCGACTGGCTGCTCGCGCTCTACTCCTGGCATGGACGGCACCACGTGGGGCACATCACGGAGTTGAGGAAGAGAATGGGGTGGTAG
- a CDS encoding response regulator: MFLRHSVMGTSVKRLRDLRLVLVDDDSSFTLMWSRIFEADGHTVVRCHDMQSACTAIADGCDCVITDLQMRDVSGLDLIRAANHPAGPVLILMTGDDSPDLRSQAFDAGAACVFHKGEDTALVVSTVEALCGAICQPVMRYKTGEFSLGSALA, from the coding sequence TTGTTTCTGAGGCATTCGGTGATGGGCACGTCGGTCAAACGGTTGCGCGATCTCAGGCTCGTTCTGGTGGACGACGATTCTTCCTTCACTCTCATGTGGAGCAGGATCTTCGAAGCCGACGGCCACACCGTGGTCCGCTGCCACGACATGCAGAGCGCTTGCACGGCCATCGCCGACGGTTGCGATTGCGTCATCACCGACCTCCAGATGCGCGACGTCTCCGGCCTCGACCTCATCCGCGCCGCCAACCATCCCGCCGGCCCGGTCCTTATCCTCATGACCGGTGACGACTCGCCCGACCTGCGCTCGCAAGCCTTCGACGCCGGTGCGGCCTGCGTCTTCCATAAGGGCGAAGACACGGCTCTCGTGGTCTCCACCGTCGAGGCTCTTTGCGGCGCCATCTGCCAGCCCGTCATGCGCTACAAGACCGGCGAGTTCTCCCTCGGTTCCGCGCTGGCGTGA
- a CDS encoding TetR/AcrR family transcriptional regulator, giving the protein MTLRKAEPLTAPGVSSHDRILQAAKQLFAARGYENTSTVNIARMAGTSESQLMKHFGSKEGLLEAIFEQGWEQMSFYFRGIEELKSPAEKLQALLDLVVNALERDKELKELMLLEGRRVRKEGRMILMTEGYLRFVKVLDGILAQMKDAGMLRPELDAQALRSGLTGMFEGMLRDQVLAQRMGYPANYSSEDLRRVFNAMIGGLVKG; this is encoded by the coding sequence GTGACTCTCCGAAAAGCCGAACCGTTGACTGCGCCCGGGGTGTCGTCCCACGACCGGATCCTGCAAGCCGCGAAGCAACTGTTCGCGGCGCGCGGATACGAGAACACCAGCACGGTGAACATCGCGCGCATGGCGGGCACCAGCGAATCGCAACTGATGAAGCACTTCGGCAGCAAGGAAGGCCTGCTGGAGGCGATCTTCGAGCAGGGCTGGGAGCAGATGTCGTTCTATTTCCGGGGGATCGAGGAGCTGAAGTCGCCGGCGGAGAAGCTGCAGGCGCTGCTCGACCTGGTGGTGAACGCGCTGGAGCGGGACAAGGAACTGAAGGAGCTGATGCTGCTGGAGGGCCGGCGCGTGCGCAAGGAAGGGCGCATGATCCTGATGACCGAGGGTTATCTGCGGTTCGTGAAGGTGCTGGACGGGATCCTGGCGCAGATGAAAGACGCGGGAATGCTGCGTCCGGAACTGGACGCGCAGGCGCTGCGTTCGGGGCTGACGGGGATGTTCGAGGGCATGCTGCGCGACCAGGTGCTGGCGCAGCGGATGGGATATCCGGCGAACTATTCGTCGGAAGACTTGCGAAGGGTCTTCAATGCGATGATCGGGGGATTGGTGAAAGGATAG
- a CDS encoding redoxin domain-containing protein — protein sequence MPLKVGDMAPDFEVPAVVGDKKQKVKLSDFKGKKHVVLAFYPLDWTPVUTAQMPAYNADLDKFAGFDAQVVGISVDSIPSHIAWQKKDIGMLSYPLCSDFYPHGSVAEKFGVLRQGDPIPGINERSVFIIDKGGKIVFSKVYPLDQQPDNEEAFDVLRKL from the coding sequence ATGCCTTTAAAAGTTGGTGATATGGCGCCGGACTTCGAGGTCCCTGCTGTCGTCGGCGACAAGAAGCAGAAGGTCAAGCTGAGCGACTTCAAGGGCAAGAAGCACGTCGTCCTGGCCTTTTATCCGCTGGACTGGACCCCAGTCTGAACCGCGCAGATGCCGGCGTACAACGCGGACCTCGACAAGTTCGCCGGTTTCGATGCCCAGGTCGTGGGCATTAGCGTCGATTCCATCCCCAGCCACATCGCGTGGCAGAAGAAAGACATCGGCATGCTGAGCTACCCGCTGTGCAGCGATTTCTACCCGCACGGTTCGGTGGCAGAGAAGTTCGGCGTGCTCCGACAGGGCGATCCCATCCCCGGCATCAACGAGCGCTCTGTGTTCATTATCGACAAGGGTGGCAAGATCGTCTTCAGCAAGGTCTACCCTCTCGACCAGCAACCCGACAACGAGGAAGCCTTCGACGTCTTGCGCAAACTCTGA
- a CDS encoding IS1595 family transposase — translation MKDRKQPRTLQEAIRYFGDPDNALAYVVERIWPDGTVTCPTCGRADVVFLKNQRKWQCKSVHPKRQFSAKVGTIFEDSPIPLDKWMTAVWMLVNCRNGVSSYEVARTIGVTQKSAWFMLHRIRKALQNKSFRKLGGSGGSCEADETFIGAKARNVHVGKRDAKVGMGKKAIIVGVLERGGHVRAEVVETRKRHKIHEIVKENVLPGSALYTDKLLSYKGLENYFAHEVVDHALGYVRGQVHTNGLENFWSLLKRGLGGTYVNVEPFHLFRYLDEQMFRYNNRRDADRVPLPDSERFNLALSGILGKRLTYAELTGKDGATQPPAAS, via the coding sequence ATGAAAGACAGAAAACAGCCCCGCACTCTTCAAGAGGCAATCCGGTACTTCGGTGATCCCGACAATGCGTTGGCCTATGTGGTCGAGCGAATCTGGCCTGATGGCACAGTCACCTGCCCCACCTGTGGCCGCGCTGACGTTGTGTTCCTGAAGAATCAGCGCAAGTGGCAGTGCAAGAGCGTTCATCCCAAGCGCCAGTTCTCCGCGAAGGTCGGAACTATTTTTGAGGACTCGCCCATCCCGCTCGACAAGTGGATGACCGCTGTCTGGATGCTGGTCAACTGCCGCAACGGAGTTAGCAGTTATGAAGTAGCGCGGACTATCGGAGTCACCCAAAAGAGCGCATGGTTCATGCTGCATCGCATCCGCAAGGCCTTGCAGAACAAATCCTTCCGCAAGTTGGGCGGTTCTGGCGGAAGCTGCGAAGCTGACGAAACCTTCATCGGTGCGAAGGCCCGTAATGTCCACGTCGGCAAGCGCGATGCGAAGGTCGGCATGGGGAAGAAAGCAATCATCGTCGGAGTGCTGGAGCGAGGTGGTCACGTCCGCGCCGAAGTGGTCGAGACTCGGAAGCGCCACAAGATTCACGAGATCGTAAAAGAGAACGTGCTGCCAGGTTCCGCTCTCTACACTGACAAGCTGCTCTCTTACAAAGGGCTGGAAAACTACTTCGCTCACGAAGTGGTTGACCATGCACTCGGCTACGTTCGCGGACAGGTTCACACCAATGGCCTCGAAAACTTCTGGAGTCTCCTGAAGCGCGGCCTTGGTGGAACCTACGTTAACGTCGAGCCGTTCCATTTGTTCCGTTACCTCGATGAGCAAATGTTCCGTTACAACAATCGCCGGGATGCTGACCGCGTCCCGCTGCCGGATTCCGAGCGGTTCAACCTCGCCCTTAGCGGCATACTTGGAAAGCGTCTCACCTATGCCGAACTCACTGGCAAGGATGGTGCGACGCAACCGCCAGCAGCCAGCTAA